The proteins below come from a single Streptomyces sp. B3I8 genomic window:
- a CDS encoding PH domain-containing protein: MELGSTAGGGAAEDEDGTGGDGTGDAAGAAGRGEPVWRGLPPGLLRMRRLLLALWLGSAALGAGLLPGLLAGPGWALCALLPLAALAWGWVLLGRNWRSWRYAERADDLLISRGVLWREETVVPYGRMQLVEVTSGPVERRFGLATVQLHTAAAATDATIPGLAPAEAERLRDHLTRLGEARSAGL, encoded by the coding sequence ATGGAGCTGGGGAGCACCGCGGGCGGCGGCGCGGCGGAGGACGAGGACGGCACGGGCGGGGACGGCACAGGCGATGCGGCTGGTGCGGCCGGCCGCGGCGAGCCTGTGTGGCGCGGGCTGCCGCCCGGACTGCTGCGGATGCGGCGGCTGCTGCTGGCGCTGTGGCTCGGGTCGGCGGCCCTCGGCGCCGGGTTGCTGCCGGGGCTGCTGGCCGGGCCCGGCTGGGCGCTGTGCGCGCTGCTGCCGCTCGCCGCGCTGGCCTGGGGCTGGGTGCTGCTGGGCCGCAACTGGCGCTCCTGGCGGTACGCCGAGCGCGCCGACGACCTGCTGATCAGCCGGGGCGTGCTGTGGCGCGAGGAGACCGTGGTGCCGTACGGCAGGATGCAGCTCGTGGAAGTCACCTCCGGCCCCGTCGAACGGCGGTTCGGGCTGGCGACGGTGCAGCTGCACACGGCGGCCGCGGCGACGGACGCGACGATCCCGGGCCTCGCCCCCGCCGAGGCCGAACGCCTGCGCGACCACCTCAC
- a CDS encoding NADH-quinone oxidoreductase subunit D, translating into MTPTTETTVGIGGAAESTDMVLNIGPQHPSTHGVLRLRLVLDGERILSAQPVIGYMHRGAEKLFEARDYRQIIVLANRHDWLSAFANELGVVLAVERMLGMEVPARAVWLRTLLAELNRVLNHLMFLGSYPLELGGITPMFYAFREREEIQHVMEEVSGGRLHYMFNRVGGLKEDLPAGWTTRARGAVADVRSRMDVYDDLVLGNEIFRGRTRGVGVLSPEAVHAYGVSGPIARASGVDFDLRRDEPYLAYGGLQDVLKVVTREEGDCLARFECLLEQTHNALDLADACLDRLAELPPGPVNQRLPKVLKAPEGHTYAWTENPLGINGYYLVSKGDKTPYRLKLRSASFNNIQALTELLPGTLVADMVAILGSMFFVVGDIDK; encoded by the coding sequence ATGACTCCCACGACGGAGACCACGGTCGGTATCGGCGGCGCCGCGGAGAGCACCGACATGGTGCTCAACATCGGGCCCCAGCACCCGTCCACGCACGGCGTGCTGCGGCTGCGCCTCGTGCTGGACGGCGAGCGGATCCTCAGCGCCCAGCCGGTCATCGGCTACATGCACCGGGGCGCGGAGAAGCTGTTCGAGGCGCGTGACTACCGTCAGATCATCGTGCTCGCCAACCGTCACGACTGGCTGTCGGCCTTCGCCAACGAACTGGGCGTGGTCCTCGCCGTCGAACGGATGCTCGGCATGGAGGTCCCCGCCCGCGCCGTGTGGCTCCGCACCCTGCTCGCGGAGCTGAACCGGGTGCTGAACCACCTGATGTTCCTCGGCTCGTACCCGCTGGAGCTCGGCGGCATCACGCCGATGTTCTACGCGTTCCGGGAGCGCGAGGAGATCCAGCACGTGATGGAGGAGGTCTCCGGCGGGCGCCTGCACTACATGTTCAACCGGGTCGGCGGCCTCAAGGAGGACCTGCCCGCCGGGTGGACCACGCGGGCGCGCGGCGCCGTCGCCGACGTCCGCTCCCGCATGGACGTCTACGACGATCTGGTGCTCGGCAACGAGATCTTCCGCGGCCGTACGCGCGGGGTCGGCGTCCTGTCGCCCGAGGCGGTGCACGCGTACGGGGTGAGCGGGCCCATCGCGCGCGCCTCCGGCGTCGACTTCGACCTGCGGCGCGACGAGCCGTACCTGGCGTACGGGGGGCTCCAGGACGTGCTGAAGGTGGTCACCCGGGAGGAGGGCGACTGCCTGGCCCGCTTCGAGTGCCTGCTGGAGCAGACCCACAACGCCCTCGACCTCGCCGACGCCTGCCTGGACCGGCTCGCCGAGCTGCCGCCCGGCCCGGTCAACCAGCGTCTGCCCAAGGTGCTCAAGGCCCCCGAGGGCCACACCTACGCCTGGACCGAGAACCCGCTCGGCATCAACGGCTATTACCTGGTCAGCAAGGGCGACAAGACGCCGTACCGGCTCAAGCTGCGCTCGGCGTCCTTCAACAACATCCAGGCGCTCACCGAACTGCTGCCGGGCACGCTGGTCGCGGACATGGTGGCCATCCTGGGGTCGATGTTCTTCGTGGTCGGCGACATCGACAAGTAG